The following coding sequences lie in one Hippoglossus hippoglossus isolate fHipHip1 chromosome 14, fHipHip1.pri, whole genome shotgun sequence genomic window:
- the LOC117773860 gene encoding olfactory receptor 146-like, producing the protein MGSEEKAAALLNATFVRPARFYLSGFSNIPHVKYYFVFLCFVYVFTVLGNGLLLSVICLAKSLHTPRYMIVFNLAVTDLCGSTALTPKLLDMFLLERRHIAYEACLSNMFFVLFFLAVQSWTLLTMAYDRCVAICFPLKYHSVVTGASIGAVLLSVWASLLGLVAFTVGVIDRLSFCGSVVVRSFFCDHAPVYKLACNDTYFSNIMAYVGFVGAIVLPLILIVLTYVWISVALSRIASAEERLKALRTCTSHLIIVAIFFLPILGSNIASVASSLHPNARIMNSSLTHTIPALLNPIIYSLKTEEVLISIKKLYKRNRLSNFTSSKI; encoded by the coding sequence ATGGGCTCAGAGGAGAAAGCTGCTGCCTTGCTCAATGCCACGTTTGTTCGTCCGGCGAGGTTCTACCTCAGCGGCTTCTCCAACATCCCTCACGTGAAGTATTACTTCGTGTTCCTGTGCTTTGTGTACGTCTTCACTGTCCTGGGGAACGGCCTCCTCCTCTCGGTGATCTGCCTGGCGAAGAGCCTCCACACGCCCAGATACATGATCGTGTTCAACCTGGCCGTGACGGACCTGTGCGGCAGCACCGCGCTCACCCCCAAGCTGCTGGACATGTTCCTGCTGGAGAGGAGGCACATCGCGTACGAGGCCTGTTTGAGTAACATGTTCTTTGTCCTGTTCTTTCTGGCCGTGCAGTCGTGGACGCTGCTCACGATGGCGTACGACCGGTGTGTGGCCATTTGCTTCCCCCTGAAGTACCACAGCGTCGTGACCGGAGCCTCCATCGGGGCCGTGCTGCTGTCGGTGTGGGCGTCGCTCCTGGGCCTGGTGGCCTTCACCGTGGGCGTCATCGATCGCCTCTCCTTCTGTGGCTCCGTGGTGGTGAGGAGCTTCTTCTGTGATCACGCTCCGGTGTACAAGCTGGCCTGTAACGATACGTATTTTAGCAACATAATGGCCTACGTTGGCTTCGTTGGAGCGATCGTCCTCCCTCTGATATTGATCGTGCTCACATATGTCTGGATTTCCGTGGCCCTGAGCAGGATCGCGTCGGCGGAGGAGCGACTCAAAGCTCTGAGGACTTGCACCTCTCACCTCATCATCGTGGCAATTTTCTTTCTACCGATTCTGGGCAGCAACATAGCATCTGTGGCGTCGTCCCTCCACCCCAACGCCAGGATCATGAActcctctctgacacacaccaTACCCGCTTTACTCAATCCTATAATTTACTCCCTGAAGACGGAGgaggtgctgatctccatcaaGAAGCTTTATAAAAGAAACAGACTTAGTAATTTCACCTCGTCCAAAATATGA
- the LOC117774811 gene encoding olfactory receptor 1F1-like produces MNLFNSALRKNITFVHPAYFIISGFAGIPNIKLYYVFLFFVYIISVLGNTAVMAVICLDHNLRTPKHIAVFNLAFVDLFGNSALVPKVLDVFLFNHHHIPYNDCLTFMFFCYTCLSMQSFNLVALSYDRLIAIIFPLHYQVKVTHRFMLCLIASFWAFVIVAVLISVGLITRLSFCESVVVNSYFCDHGQIYRLSCNDHYPNYVLSCLYPVLIFWLPLVFILMSYMYISCTLAKVATAHQGLKAFKTCIGHLSLVAVYFIPLLITFTLMEKIHPNARIINLSLTSVFPPMLNPIVYVLQTQEIKESLKKLLNIKGKFKKITAM; encoded by the coding sequence atgaacTTATTCAACTCAGCTCTGCGGAAAAACATCACCTTCGTCCACCCGGCGTATTTCATAATCAGTGGGTTCGCCGGCATCCCAAATATAAAACTTTACTacgtctttctgttttttgtgtatATCATTTCAGTGCTGGGGAACACCGCCGTCATGGCCGTAATATGTTTGGATCACAATCTGAGAACTCCAAAGCACATCGCGGTGTTCAACCTGGCCTTCGTGGACCTGTTCGGGAACTCTGCTCTGGTGCCGAAGGTCCTGGACGTCTTCCTGTTCAACCATCACCACATCCCCTACAACGACTGCCTGACCTTCATGTTCTTCTGCTACACCTGTCTCTCCATGCAGTCCTTCAACCTGGTGGCTCTCTCCTACGACAGACTCATCGCGATCATATTTCCGCTGCACTACCAAGTGAAAGTGACCCACAGGTTCATGCTGTGTTTGATCGCCTCTTTCTGGGCCTTTGTTATCGTCGCTGTGCTCATATCAGTCGGCCTCATCACGAGACTCTCCTTCTGTGAGTCTGTGGTGGTTAACAGTTATTTCTGTGACCACGGGCAGATCTACCGGCTGTCGTGCAACGACCATTACCCCAATTATGTGCTCAGTTGTTTGTACCCGGTTCTTATTTTCTGGCTGCCACTCGTTTTCATCTTGATGAGTTACATGTACATCAGCTGCACTTTGGCCAAAGTGGCCACCGCTCATCAAGGTCTCAAAGCCTTTAAGACGTGCATCGGTCATCTGTCATTGGTGGCCGTTTACTTCATCCCTCTGTTGATCACATTCACCCTGATGGAGAAGATCCATCCAAATGCCAGGATCATAAACCTGTCCCTGACCTCGGTCTTCCCCCCCATGTTGAACCCCATCGTTTACGTTCTGCAGACGCAGGAAATCAAAGAATCTTTGAAGAAGTTGTTAAACATCAAAgggaaattcaaaaaaataacagcaatgtGA
- the LOC117774812 gene encoding olfactory receptor 1500-like, with the protein MEFFNSALGKNITFVRPAYFIISGFIGIPHVKYYYIFLCFVYIFSVLANTAVMAVICLDPNLRTPKYIIVFNLAFTDLFSNSALVPKVLDVFLFNHHHIPYNDCLTFLFFCYTCLSMQSLNLVALSYDRLIAISYPLQYRVQITHRFMFSVVASLWLSVVTVVLIVIGLLTRLSFCQSVVIRSYFCDHGQLYRLACNDITPNFIIAYLLPALILWFPLIFILCTYLSISYALSKVTTVQGRVKALKTCTAHLSLVAIYFIPIIVTFMFGRNIHPNARIINLSLSSVFPPMLNPIIYVLQTQEIKDSVRKLLKIRKKSGIKVKKVIIK; encoded by the coding sequence ATGGAGTTTTTCAACTCGGCTCTCGGGAAGAACATCACCTTTGTGCGTCCTGCTTATTTCATAATAAGCGGATTTATCGGAATACCTCATGTTAAGTATTATTAcatctttctgtgttttgtgtatatCTTTTCCGTGCTGGCAAACACTGCAGTCATGGCCGTAATATGTTTGGATCCCAATCTGAGAACTCCAAAGTATATCATAGTTTTTAACCTGGCCTTTACGGACCTGTTCAGTAACTCTGCTCTGGTGCCGAAGGTCCTGGACGTCTTCCTGTTCAACCATCACCACATCCCCTACAACGACTGCCTGACCTTCCTGTTCTTCTGCTACACCTGTCTCTCCATGCAGTCTCTCAACCTGGTGGCTCTCTCCTATGACAGACTCATAGCGATCAGTTACCCGCTGCAATACCGAGTGCAAATCACTCACaggttcatgttttctgttgtcgCCTCTTTATGGCTCTCTGTCGTCACTGTGGTACTGATCGTAATCGGCCTTCTCACCAGACTCTCCTTCTGTCAGTCCGTAGTGATCAGGAGCTATTTCTGTGACCATGGCCAGTTGTATCGTCTGGCCTGCAACGACATCACACCCAATTTTATCATAGCCTATCTGTTACCTGCTCTCATCCTCTGGTTCCCTCTGATATTCATCTTGTGCACGTACCTGTCCATCAGCTATGCTTTGAGTAAAGTGACCACGGTTCAGGGCCGGGTGAAGGCCTTAAAGACCTGCACAGCTCATCTGTCACTAGTGGCCATCTACTTCATCCCGATAATAGTCACATTTATGTTTGGGAGGAATATTCATCCCAACGCCAGGATCATTAACTTGTCTCTGAGCTCCGTCTTTCCTCCCATGTTGAACCCGATTATCTATGTTCTGCAGACGCAAGAAATCAAAGACTCTGTGAGAAAATTATTAAAGATCAGAAAGAAATCCGGgattaaagtaaagaaagtgattatCAAGTAA